One Aciduliprofundum boonei T469 genomic region harbors:
- a CDS encoding transposase, translating to MSRKLELYKIVKIGLRAMKRAKLPLYWSKYSRKDYTLHQHIMLIVLVQYAGSIERMLQIVREMRKIKRVMRLKKIPHKSTISRELRRIPERWIRIVLREIVKIMGIPNKFAVDSTGIQIYYRSYYYTQRIGEVGKIREGLKLHAAVDIERKLITNAIVTKWHTNDSPYLIPLLEEERVKEVYADKGYDSLRNIRFVLNKGGTPYIAIRNKARRGLRRRLLEKSKSPDWKKKYSHRNVIESVFHSFKRVVGDYIFSHSFSGASKLLLFKVLAYDLYV from the coding sequence ATGAGCAGGAAATTAGAGTTATACAAGATTGTGAAGATAGGATTAAGAGCAATGAAGAGGGCGAAACTCCCGCTTTACTGGAGCAAGTATTCTAGGAAGGACTACACTCTGCACCAGCACATAATGCTGATAGTGCTGGTGCAGTATGCAGGAAGCATAGAAAGAATGCTCCAGATTGTGCGAGAAATGAGAAAGATAAAGAGGGTAATGAGATTGAAGAAAATCCCCCATAAAAGCACAATTTCAAGAGAGTTGAGAAGAATACCAGAACGATGGATTCGCATTGTGCTTAGAGAAATAGTGAAAATAATGGGAATACCCAATAAATTTGCAGTGGATTCCACAGGTATTCAAATTTATTACCGTTCATACTACTACACACAGCGAATCGGAGAAGTAGGAAAAATAAGAGAAGGATTGAAATTGCATGCTGCTGTGGATATTGAGAGGAAGCTCATTACCAATGCAATAGTTACAAAATGGCACACTAACGATTCACCGTACCTCATTCCTCTTTTGGAGGAAGAGAGAGTAAAAGAAGTGTATGCAGATAAGGGCTATGATTCTCTACGTAACATACGATTTGTTCTGAATAAAGGAGGAACTCCATACATAGCAATCCGTAATAAAGCAAGAAGAGGATTGCGAAGGAGATTGTTAGAAAAGAGCAAATCACCTGACTGGAAAAAGAAGTACTCGCATAGAAATGTAATTGAATCAGTCTTCCACTCTTTCAAAAGAGTTGTTGGAGATTACATATTTTCCCATTCTTTCTCTGGTGCTTCTAAACTCCTGCTCTTCAAAGTTCTTGCCTATGATCTCTATGTCTAA
- a CDS encoding DEAD/DEAH box helicase, with translation MFETLHPSIQKVLEEKGIFEPTEPQREVIPYILEGKNVLLVSPTGSGKTEAAMLPIFHKLVDGNYGKIACIYITPLRALNRDLLKRLEDFGKKLGLRIAVRHGDTTAYERRQLSLHPPDVLITTPETFQIMFLGKRLKESLKSVKFVVIDEIHELASDERGAQLAVGLERLRKMTRFQVIGLSASVGNPEEIAKFLSPNESIEIVKVKLRKRIDVNIRAPQKKYEKEAQIMGSDVDYASTLMEMWEEINKARATLVFTNTRCTAEDIGMRYRLLFANPPIEVHHGSLSRKVRIEAEDKFKRGELKALICTSSLELGIDVGIVDFVIQFNSPRQVTKLLQRIGRAGHRIDEVSRGTIFAHTPVELWESASILSLLHEGRIESVKIREKPLMVLINQLVAMANSEGKMNAREAYEIIKNAYPFRNLSFEEFEDILNFMKDIGKVWYDGIAFGKTRGGREYFYQNISMIPDEKLYKVITLHGDFIGTLDESFVSTLNYGESFVMNGMAWRIVDIREDKVLVEYLRDIAMPPSWVGEEIPVPYQVASHEPDMKYLNSAAKKILENWKMDWNEGRIVIENGNGIVFIGVRGGSKANYTLALILSSILSQKIGESVEFSVSPYHIALFNPHVNAPYIKELLEKLRNVEGLVRLVAKNSRLFNYIFMHVAKKMGVIKKGADMKKVRIEKIVDAYKGTPLYKEVLNKMSFDYMDVEVVNLILEKIREGKTEIIVREMSDKSKILLEEHGDLVSPIIATRPIIEAVQKRLLEEDMILACLSCGKSIHIKVKDFKKPICPFCGSVRVTLLKPYEEDKLKILKKKKFTREEKKELDRMMAISHLLRVHKKAAALALAGRGIGLTTAARILQVPYENEFEIAKRVLKEELKYAQNKQFWDLR, from the coding sequence GTGTTTGAGACATTACATCCCTCAATTCAAAAGGTACTGGAAGAAAAAGGCATATTCGAGCCAACCGAGCCACAGAGGGAGGTTATACCATATATTCTGGAGGGAAAGAATGTATTGCTTGTATCTCCCACTGGTAGTGGAAAAACGGAAGCAGCTATGCTGCCCATATTTCACAAATTAGTGGATGGAAATTATGGGAAAATTGCGTGTATCTACATAACTCCTCTCCGGGCTTTGAATAGGGATTTATTGAAGAGATTGGAAGATTTCGGAAAGAAATTGGGGTTGAGAATAGCGGTCAGGCATGGAGACACCACTGCTTATGAGAGAAGACAGCTCTCTTTACATCCCCCTGATGTTCTAATTACCACGCCAGAGACATTTCAAATAATGTTTTTAGGAAAGAGATTAAAAGAGAGCTTGAAAAGTGTGAAATTTGTTGTCATAGACGAGATTCACGAGCTTGCCAGTGATGAGCGCGGTGCGCAGCTTGCAGTTGGGCTTGAGAGATTGAGAAAAATGACTCGTTTCCAGGTCATAGGGCTCTCGGCAAGTGTAGGAAACCCAGAGGAGATTGCAAAGTTCTTATCGCCTAATGAAAGTATTGAGATTGTGAAAGTAAAATTGAGAAAGAGGATAGATGTGAATATCAGGGCTCCGCAGAAGAAATACGAGAAAGAAGCTCAGATTATGGGGAGTGATGTTGATTATGCCTCTACCCTTATGGAAATGTGGGAAGAAATCAACAAAGCAAGAGCTACTCTAGTTTTCACAAATACAAGATGCACAGCGGAGGATATAGGCATGAGATACCGTCTCCTCTTTGCAAATCCGCCAATTGAAGTACATCACGGCTCTTTAAGCAGAAAGGTTAGAATTGAAGCTGAGGACAAATTTAAGAGGGGAGAGCTAAAAGCTCTCATATGCACATCCTCGTTAGAACTTGGAATAGATGTGGGTATCGTTGATTTTGTAATTCAATTCAACTCCCCCAGGCAAGTTACAAAACTCTTGCAGAGAATTGGGAGGGCAGGGCACAGGATTGATGAGGTTTCGAGAGGTACAATATTTGCCCACACACCAGTGGAGCTCTGGGAATCTGCATCCATACTATCCCTTCTGCACGAGGGAAGGATAGAGAGTGTAAAAATAAGAGAGAAGCCCTTGATGGTTCTTATTAATCAGCTCGTAGCCATGGCTAACTCTGAAGGAAAAATGAATGCAAGAGAAGCTTATGAAATTATAAAAAATGCATATCCATTTAGAAATTTGAGCTTTGAAGAGTTTGAGGATATTTTGAATTTTATGAAAGATATAGGAAAGGTTTGGTACGATGGCATAGCCTTTGGAAAAACAAGGGGAGGGAGAGAGTATTTTTATCAGAACATATCAATGATTCCAGATGAGAAATTGTACAAGGTTATAACACTTCATGGTGATTTTATAGGTACTTTGGATGAGAGCTTTGTATCTACTCTCAATTATGGAGAGAGTTTTGTTATGAATGGCATGGCTTGGAGAATAGTGGATATAAGGGAGGATAAAGTGCTTGTTGAGTACTTGCGAGATATAGCTATGCCCCCATCATGGGTGGGTGAAGAGATCCCTGTGCCATATCAAGTTGCATCTCACGAGCCAGATATGAAATATCTCAACTCTGCAGCTAAGAAAATCCTTGAAAACTGGAAAATGGATTGGAATGAAGGGAGAATAGTTATAGAGAATGGTAATGGCATAGTATTCATCGGTGTACGAGGTGGGAGCAAGGCGAATTATACACTCGCTTTGATCCTTTCATCTATTCTATCACAAAAAATAGGAGAGAGTGTGGAATTCTCAGTATCTCCATACCATATTGCTCTATTCAATCCCCATGTCAATGCTCCTTATATTAAAGAACTTTTGGAGAAATTGAGAAATGTAGAGGGCTTAGTGAGGCTTGTGGCCAAGAATTCCCGTTTATTCAACTACATATTTATGCATGTTGCAAAAAAGATGGGTGTGATAAAGAAAGGGGCAGATATGAAAAAGGTAAGAATTGAGAAAATCGTGGATGCTTACAAAGGTACACCCCTATACAAAGAAGTGCTAAACAAGATGAGCTTTGATTATATGGATGTTGAGGTTGTAAATTTAATATTAGAAAAGATAAGAGAGGGGAAGACGGAAATAATCGTTAGAGAGATGAGCGATAAAAGCAAGATACTTCTGGAGGAGCATGGAGATTTGGTGTCACCAATCATAGCCACAAGACCCATTATAGAGGCCGTTCAGAAAAGATTATTGGAAGAGGATATGATTCTTGCCTGCCTATCTTGTGGAAAGAGCATACATATTAAAGTTAAGGATTTCAAAAAACCGATTTGCCCGTTTTGTGGAAGCGTGCGAGTAACTCTTTTAAAGCCCTATGAAGAGGATAAGCTTAAAATTCTAAAAAAGAAGAAATTCACGAGAGAGGAGAAAAAAGAGTTAGATAGGATGATGGCAATTTCTCATCTTCTCAGAGTACATAAAAAAGCTGCAGCTTTAGCACTTGCAGGACGTGGCATAGGACTTACAACTGCAGCCAGGATATTACAAGTACCTTACGAGAACGAGTTCGAGATCGCAAAAAGAGTACTCAAAGAAGAATTAAAATATGCGCAGAATAAACAATTTTGGGATTTAAGATAA
- the gatD gene encoding Glu-tRNA(Gln) amidotransferase subunit GatD, translating to MNPEPGDYVEVKTDKGIFKGVLMPRNKFSDEDIIILKLDNGYNVGIAPLEIKVLKKGEKKKRVKREIKSREGLPTISIIGTGGTIASYVDYRTGAVHPALTAEDLIFSVPEIEEECNVRAEVLFNILSEDMKPEYWIKLAKHVKKELDNSEGVVIPHGTDTMSYSASALSFMFENQTGPIVFVGAQRSSDRPSSDAYMNLLSAVKVAKSDLGEVAVVMHATTSDDYCHIHRATRVRKMHTSRRDAFKSINSKPLGEVRGNEIKFYGEYKRKSEENVLLEKMDEKVALIYYYPGLSEDMLERMLEGMHGAIIIGTGLGHVGTHLLDIIQKKIKDGMIIGITSQCLYGRVNLNVYSTGRELKKAGVIPLEDMLPEVAYIKLMWLLGNYDAQKARALLSQNLRGELSTRRMITW from the coding sequence ATGAATCCTGAGCCTGGAGATTATGTGGAAGTCAAGACGGATAAAGGAATATTTAAAGGAGTTTTAATGCCAAGAAATAAATTTAGTGATGAGGATATAATCATTCTCAAGCTTGATAATGGATATAATGTGGGCATTGCGCCTCTCGAGATAAAGGTTCTTAAGAAGGGTGAGAAGAAAAAAAGAGTTAAAAGAGAGATAAAAAGCAGAGAAGGATTACCAACAATATCCATAATAGGCACAGGGGGCACCATTGCGAGTTATGTGGATTATAGGACAGGTGCAGTACATCCAGCATTAACTGCGGAAGATTTAATATTCTCCGTGCCCGAAATTGAGGAAGAGTGCAATGTCCGTGCTGAGGTGCTTTTCAATATTTTAAGTGAGGATATGAAACCTGAGTATTGGATCAAATTGGCAAAGCATGTGAAAAAAGAATTGGATAACTCGGAAGGAGTGGTTATACCTCATGGTACAGATACAATGAGCTATTCAGCCTCTGCCTTATCCTTTATGTTTGAGAACCAAACAGGTCCTATTGTTTTCGTTGGAGCCCAAAGAAGTTCAGACAGGCCAAGCAGTGATGCGTATATGAATCTTCTCTCAGCCGTAAAGGTTGCCAAGAGCGATTTAGGCGAGGTTGCAGTTGTGATGCATGCGACCACAAGCGATGATTACTGCCATATTCATAGAGCTACGAGAGTGAGAAAGATGCACACCTCAAGAAGAGATGCTTTTAAGAGCATAAACTCAAAACCTTTGGGGGAAGTTAGGGGAAATGAGATAAAATTTTATGGAGAGTACAAGAGAAAAAGTGAAGAAAATGTACTCTTAGAGAAAATGGACGAAAAAGTTGCCCTTATTTACTACTATCCGGGATTAAGTGAGGATATGCTTGAAAGAATGCTTGAGGGCATGCATGGAGCAATTATCATCGGTACAGGATTGGGCCATGTGGGTACCCATCTTCTAGATATCATTCAAAAGAAAATAAAGGATGGTATGATAATTGGAATAACTTCGCAATGCCTTTATGGAAGAGTGAATTTGAATGTTTATTCAACGGGCAGAGAACTGAAAAAAGCTGGAGTTATACCTCTGGAGGATATGCTACCAGAGGTTGCTTACATAAAATTGATGTGGCTTCTTGGAAATTATGATGCTCAGAAAGCAAGAGCTCTATTATCTCAGAATCTAAGGGGCGAGCTCTCAACAAGGAGGATGATAACATGGTAA
- the gatE gene encoding Glu-tRNA(Gln) amidotransferase subunit GatE, whose protein sequence is MVKSGLEIHQQLATKKLFCNCDSKLSDNVIYKFERVLRPTQSEMGEIDKAAIEESLKHRKFIYEATDNSCLVEADEEPPHDLNREALDVALTVALMLHAKIVDEIHIMRKIVIDGSNTSGFQRTALIAVDGYIETSFGKVRIPTICLEEEAARKIEEKDDYVVYRLDRLGIPLIEISTAPDMKNGEEVKEVAQKIGYILRATKKVRRGVGTIRQDINLSTGQGRVEIKGASKLNMIPKWVNMEIERQEMLKEIARILQERRAMVDEKIYDLTEIFEDTESKIIKKMLKKGGKVLGIRLFGYVGVLKNDKYRLGREFADRVRVIGIRGLFHSDELPAYGISAEEVEKIRDLMGLGEQDAFVIIAEMEDKAKLGLEKVIERAKIAIKGVPDETRGPRDDGTTYYLRPLPGGARMYPETDIPPIRISKEHLQKLVSSLPPMPEERVKELLSLGINEELAWQLIHEGKDDLFEYLSKNFGYPTVVARALLLGCDEIDYKAIFKALKDGKFAKEAVEEIVERACGGENIDDLIQNFSTEVDVDAVIDKIIKEKKELIEERGEMAFKPLMGLVMKELRGKVDGKIIAEKLKVALKEHLEKNK, encoded by the coding sequence ATGGTAAAGAGTGGGCTTGAAATACACCAACAACTTGCTACAAAGAAGCTTTTTTGCAATTGTGATTCAAAATTAAGTGATAATGTAATTTACAAATTTGAGAGAGTTTTGAGACCCACTCAGAGCGAGATGGGCGAGATAGACAAGGCTGCTATTGAGGAAAGTTTGAAACATAGAAAATTCATATATGAAGCAACGGATAATTCTTGCTTGGTGGAGGCCGATGAAGAGCCTCCCCACGATTTGAATAGAGAAGCTCTTGATGTAGCACTAACAGTGGCTCTAATGCTCCATGCAAAGATTGTAGATGAGATTCATATAATGAGAAAAATAGTCATAGATGGTAGCAACACCTCCGGATTTCAGAGAACAGCACTTATCGCTGTGGATGGCTACATTGAAACATCATTTGGAAAGGTAAGAATTCCAACAATATGCTTAGAGGAAGAGGCAGCGAGGAAAATTGAGGAGAAGGATGATTATGTTGTTTATCGCTTAGATCGTTTAGGTATTCCTTTGATAGAGATATCCACTGCTCCAGATATGAAAAATGGTGAAGAGGTAAAAGAAGTTGCCCAGAAAATAGGATACATATTAAGAGCTACAAAGAAAGTGCGAAGAGGAGTGGGTACCATTAGACAAGATATCAATCTATCCACAGGACAAGGCAGGGTGGAAATAAAGGGGGCTTCTAAGCTCAATATGATTCCAAAATGGGTGAATATGGAGATTGAGAGGCAAGAGATGCTTAAAGAGATAGCAAGAATCTTACAGGAAAGAAGGGCAATGGTGGATGAGAAAATTTACGATTTAACTGAAATATTTGAAGACACCGAGTCAAAAATAATAAAAAAGATGCTAAAGAAAGGAGGCAAGGTTTTGGGCATAAGACTTTTCGGATATGTCGGTGTGCTTAAAAATGATAAATATAGATTAGGTAGGGAATTTGCAGACAGAGTTAGGGTGATTGGGATAAGGGGCCTCTTCCATTCAGACGAGCTTCCTGCTTATGGAATTAGCGCTGAAGAAGTTGAAAAAATAAGAGATTTGATGGGACTTGGAGAACAGGATGCTTTTGTGATTATCGCAGAGATGGAAGATAAGGCAAAGTTAGGACTAGAAAAAGTTATAGAAAGAGCTAAAATTGCAATAAAAGGGGTGCCTGATGAAACTAGGGGTCCAAGAGATGACGGTACCACTTATTATCTTAGGCCCTTACCAGGTGGAGCTAGAATGTATCCAGAGACAGATATACCACCAATAAGAATAAGTAAAGAGCACCTTCAAAAACTTGTAAGTTCTCTCCCGCCAATGCCTGAAGAGAGAGTTAAGGAGCTACTCTCTTTGGGTATAAATGAAGAGCTTGCTTGGCAACTTATCCACGAGGGTAAAGATGACTTGTTTGAATATCTATCAAAGAATTTCGGTTATCCAACAGTGGTGGCAAGAGCCCTTCTTCTTGGATGTGATGAAATAGATTATAAGGCTATATTCAAAGCGCTAAAAGATGGAAAATTTGCCAAAGAGGCTGTAGAGGAAATCGTTGAGCGTGCCTGTGGCGGTGAGAATATTGATGATCTCATACAGAATTTTTCCACTGAGGTAGATGTTGATGCCGTTATTGATAAGATAATCAAAGAGAAAAAGGAGTTAATTGAAGAGCGCGGAGAAATGGCTTTTAAGCCTTTAATGGGGCTGGTTATGAAAGAACTTCGTGGTAAAGTGGATGGAAAAATCATTGCAGAAAAATTAAAAGTTGCATTAAAAGAGCATTTAGAAAAAAATAAATAG